The region CTGTCAGTCAACTCCTCTCTACATACCAACAGTAACACCTAAAACTCAGGAGCCAAAGTAAATCTTCCAACTAAAATCCTATGAAATCAAAGTAGCACGATTCTGTAAAGTGTGAACTAAATTGAAACAGAGCTTCTGAGAGTGAACACCAGTAGGCAGCGATGCCTACTGGAGGCCAGTAAGCACTGAACCATCTGCATTAGGAGACAGGCCCATGACTTCTTCCTTAAGCTGAGGACCCTTGAGAGAGGCTGATCTGGTCTTATGTTGGTATTGGCCACTCTCGGTCCCCacggaaaaagaaaagcaaggcctCAGAATTTTCCAGAGATGAAAACAAATTGGCGCTCACAGTCAAAGACTACTAAACCAaggtagtatgtgtgtgtgtgcatgcatccatgtgtgcatggtgtgtgtgtgtgtgtgtgtgtgtgtgtgtgtgtgaattaggAGGGAACCAAGAAAAACCAAATCACTGTTGAAAAACCACTGATGCCACGAATCAATTTATGCTCCCAGGAATTCAGGATTTTGAAGGAAGGTTGAGCAATGGCAGTGGTATCagactcttaatcccagcacttgggaggcagaggcaggcaagtctctgtgagttcaaagccagcctggtctacagagtgagttccaggacagccaaggctacacagagagaccctgtctcaaaaaacaacaaaaaaaacaaaacaaaaacaaaaaaacaaaaaaccaaagaaagaaagaaagaaacaaacaaacaaaagccaagaaTTCAGGATTCTGAAATTAAGAGATAcggaaaataaaataactgtgaAGAAAATGTTGAAAGGAAACAATGAGATCATACAAACGAGTGGGTAAGACTGATGAAATGACCAAGCTGCTAGAGAAAGAACCAGCTAGAACATACAGAACTAATATGATCATTGAAATAGGAAATTAAGTGGATGAACGAAGCAGCAGATTAAACACAgttagagggagaaaagagaaattacCCAGCGTGTAGCACAGAAAAGCAAGGAAGTCGAACAGCTGAATGAACAGCCTGATGACTTGTGGAACATAATAAAGATGCCCAGTACACTTCCAAGCCATAGTCTAGGAAGAGAGAGTAGGGTGCATGCAATAGAGGAACATACATCATTTACTAATTTGTGATTAATGTAAAGCAAGTGTCTTAAAAGCCCAGTGTTAAAGCAGACTCTTTAAAACCTTAGAACTCCATTCAAAGCCagtaaaaaataattgaaaacaaatttgcgtacatctgtgtgcacatgtatgtctaATCATTGTTTCTCTACCGCATTTCACTGACTCGGTGCACTAAAGCAAGAGATAGAAACAATCTGTGCTGATTAGAAAGTGGAGACCCCACCCAATCATTTATAGAGAAAACCCAAAGGCGTACAGGTAAATCATTAGAACTGAGAGAGATCTTAAGATTACTGTATTTAAGACtgataagctgggcagtggtggcacacgcctttaatcccagcacttgggaggcagaggcaggcagatttctgagttcgaggccagcctggtctacagagtgagttccaggacagccagggctacacagagaaaccctgtctcgaaaaacaaaaaaaacaaaaacaaaaacaaaaaccccaaaaacaacaacaaaaaaaacccgatAGATAAAAACCAATTGTTTTGCCCCCATGCTACATGAtacactaatatttaaaataacaatataattTACAATGTACCAATGGATCAAACAGTTATGTGAAGGTATCATGACATCTCACAAGAGACTATAGACAAGGCACTGAGAAATTAAAAGCTTTATGATTCTTGAGGAATTGGAATCGGGAACATGCCAGTTTCACCCAATCCCCGCCCctcctctccccccgcccccccccataGGTTCATGACAATTGTTATGAAAATTCCAAAGTCTTAAGTGATGTTGAGCAACagactcctgtgtttgagttTATGTCCAGAAGAGCGACACACTCTTAAAGGAtgcagagaaggaggagatggaagTCTCTCTTACGACACAGCAAGATTATTAAAAAGATGTAATAACAGAGATACAGGATTTAATGAGTTACCATAGTCCACAGGGAATACATCCCAAGACCATGTAGATGATTGACATCTGAAGCCAACTAGGATTCAACACTAAGTGTGCTCTTTTctctataatatttatttatgataatattttaatgtgtaaGCTAGGCACATTAAGAGCTTAATAGCAACATGTAAAGCAATTACATAAAAACATACTATAAGAACAATTCTTAAATATGGTTTTTCCCCGgtgtatcttattttattttcttgcttgaaACAccttacagctttttttttttttttttttttttttttttgcttgagtCTGTGTCTGTTATGTTAGAGAGGGTTACTTAAACACAGGGACAGTGATACAGAGCAGTTGTGccgaaagagggagagagagagggagggagggagagagagagagagagagagagagagagagaatcccctTAAGTGACTGATGGGCAGGTAGAGGTAGCACATACAATATGGATGGATACATTAGAAGGATAATTCACGTTCTGTGACAGGATGGTAGAATTGAGATTTTGACCATGATTTGTAGAATGATGTGCTATAAACTatatgaataatttatttctgGAACTTCTCATTTAGTAATTTTGGACCACAGTTGACAAAAAGCAATTGAATTCATAGAAAGTAAGGAGAGTATTATAGAGACAAATTAACCAATATATCTATATCCAAAGATGAAGCTGGGAAATAACCACACAGCCAAGTAGAAACCAgagttgtggtggtggtggcgtgGAACACCACAAGAAAAGTGGCTGGCTGTTCCAAATGGTTCTGGGTCGTCTGGTTATCAGAATGGGAGAAAAGTAAGGATCAGACCCCTATGTCATACTTCATTTGGGTGGAAGACAAATTTAAGTGTGGCTGGActcagtggtgcatgcctgtggcTCCAGCCACGCCTCCAGATAGATGCTGAGAGTCTCTAAGATCCAGATGCTTAAGACCACTCTGTGAGaagaaataacaaacaaacaaaaccacaaacaaacctTTAATGTGGCCGGACAGAAATGTCTTAAATAAGACACATGGATCATCACATGCAGTCATATTAGAACTGAGAAATTCTGTGCACCGTagggtgatttttaaaagtaaagacatAGCCAGCAAGAATGACAGTTCAGGTGCTTGAGTTGCCCACCACCAGGCCTGacccctgggttccatctcacgATGCctgtggtaggagagaaccactTCCCCTCAAGATGccatctgacctctacacaccTGCTGTGGctggcacagagagagagagagagagagagagagagagagagagagagagagagaatagaaaaaaagatacaaatatcCTATCACCTGTGAAGAAACAGACATGTCAAACACTGAATGCTAAGTGACCAGATTAACGCCACATTTTATGTCTCGAGATTGACAAAAATTAGGATATCTGATAATGGCAATACTGATTAGGATGGGGAGTGACAGATCAATCACATCGTGCTGGCCAGTGATTGGACGAGAGTGACCCTGTGAAAAATGATTAGCAGCGTGCAGTGCTGACAGTTTGTAACCCAAGCAGTGGCTTCAGTGCCATGCTCACTCTTGGCCATTGCCTCCAGGCTGCAGTGTGAGACCAGCCAAGGGCCTagccatatttctttaaaaaggaaaccaAGCAGAAGAGTGCTTCATTCACAGTAAGTGTTGCTTGGTGGTTGTGTTTTCTGGTGTCCAGGGACGGATGTTTCTACTAATGGCAATATAAACGGTTCCTTTTGAGACCAGGTGTTCTAAATTGTTAAAAAACGTCTCAACTGTTGCGTGTGGCCTTGTCAGTATGCATGCAAGTGTTTATAACTGTAGCATGTAGAGTTAGCCATGCTGTGTTCAAGACACCAGATTCCAATCAACAAGAGAATGGGTCAGTACACAATAATTTGCCTTCACGATGAAATgccacatatttatttatttatttatttatttatttatttatttattggtttttcgagacagggtttctctgtgtagccctggctgtcctgaaactcactctgtaaaccaggctggcctcgaactcagaaatccacctgcctctgcctcccaagtgctgggattaaaggcgtgcgccaccactgcccggtgaaatACCACGTATTCCATGAATTACCGTTTCTGTGTAATAGTATAGATAAATCTTCAGAACAATTAAGACAAATGGGGGGTGTGAAtattataaatctttttttaaaaaagctatattaggggttggggagaaggctcagtcagTAAGGCATTTACCTCTCAAGGGTGAGGATTCAAGTTTGATCCCGGAACTTATGTGGAATGGCACCTAACTTCAGTCTCATCATTGAGAAGGTGGAGAGTTAGGAGGATGGCTGGAATTtgcctgccagccagccagcctcctTGAATCAGAATCAGtcagctccaggctcagtgagagattaaaaaaaaaaaaagataaaagtacaGAGTggttgaggaagacatctgaagTTGACCTTGTGGCTCCACTTGCAAGAGCATGCACCTGCTCAGACACCCAAACACATATGCGCATGCGTCTGTTCAGACACCCAAACACTTACATATTGCGCATGCGGCTGCTCAGACATCCAAACACTTACATATGCGCAGAATCACACTAAGCAATATTAAGGGCTATCTGGGTCAAGCACAGTTTTAAGAAGAGCAAGGTGCATGTTCACACAGAGGGAGATTATTTGACACCTACAGGACTCTGCCTGGAAATGGTTCTGGATGAAGCTCTGCTGCCCCCTGGTGTCTGGCTGGTGAATGGCAGTAGGGTCGCTTAGAATGCGCGTGAGCCGGGCCATTCTAGACGGGTTCAGGCTGCAAACCAGGCTTGATCCTACATGGAAAGGATTAAGCAACTTTGGGTGCTCCTGATTTGCGTTTTTCTCCCTTCTCACTCTGTACTAATCTGACTCTGAGAGTGACAAGTGTAACCCCACTAATACATGTCCTTGGGTAGAGCCAAATTGACCCTATTGTTGGCTCTGCCCGTGTGTCCAATCAGGAGTCCCTCACCTCATCACCAGGAATCGATGAGATCCAAGTAGAGCACCCAGTGATGTCCGCGGAAGGAGAGACTGGGGGATTGATGCTCAGAAACCTCTGTCCAGATTACCTTTATGCAATTATCATCTTtaagagattgggggggggggggctctaggGGAAGctgagaaaacaagaaacaacaggAAGGACACTTAAGGTCATATATGGGTTTGCTATAGCGTTTGGGGAACAGAAAGTGTCCACCCACCGCCAGATAGAAACACaccctaggggctggagagatggctcagagcttaagaatgcttactgctcttccagaggactccagCTCTCAAccgcctgtaacttcagctccaggagatctgttGACCTGGTCTTCTAACCTCCATGGACACCccggcacacatgcatacatagacacacattcatacataaaatacaaacatatcTTAAAAAGACTTCCCGGTGGGCTGTTGACTGTGGGAGCTGGACCCAAGGCCCCACATCTTAATGAAGCAGAGGTGGCCCAGAAGGAGGACACTGGTGAGGCATCTCCAAAGCCCTTGGGAAGTCAAGGTTTCTGCCCAGAAGCCCCATGCAAATGAGTTCCTGAGCCATCGTCTGACCTgggccctgcccctccctctaTGAAGGGCATTTACTGTCAGCAAGCTTCTGGTTCCAGGCCTGCAGTGTGGACCTAACACCGTGCCTGTTAAGTGTTCTGACTCACCTGGGTTGACAGAATTGACCACGCAGAGCTCTGAGAGTCTGATGAGACCCTGATGAGGGTGGCATCGGTCCTGGTGATTTGAAGTGGCCTCAGGTCACACAAGCTCCCAACCCAGTACAGCTGAGGCTGGGATGAGCCCCCTGTCAGGGTGACGGCTTAAGGAGGAAGGTTTTCTGTCCCTGGAGTAATgtcttccttctcccccctcccaccctcagACACCATGGAGACTGTGCTGATGCTCTTCAGCTTGCTGGCCCCTGTGGTCCTGGCTAGTGGTAAGCATCCTTTAGGGCCTTGCTGTGCCAAGCTGGGAGACATGGCCCTTTTTGGTAGAAGTTCTGGCCCTGTTAGACATTCGGGTCAAGAGATATTAGGCAGCTTTAGGCATCTGGTCAGGGGCTCTTATTGTCAGCAGAGGAAAGACATCCTAGTTCAGGTGTCCCCtgcattccctcccccccccccccccgtcccctgCTCCTCACAAGGGTTCAGCTATCCTGTGTTAATCTCTCCAGGTCCCTGGGCTCCTGTGGAATTGTAGGCTAGACTGTAATTAACCCATCCTGACTTTATATGGGAGTCATGAGTCTTCCCTGCCCCTTGGTCTCAGTTTCCCCGTTTGTCACTAGATGATCATAGACCTGGCCTTTTGGAGTAAATGAAAGGCATGATGTGAGCCCGGGACCTCAAAAGCTCTGAGTCATACCTGCCCTAGGCGAGGACCCTAAGCCCAGCAAGCCTGTCTTCTATAATCTCCAGAATCTCTACCCAGTGAGCCCCCTTCACAAGGACCCTTGTGTGGGGATTGGAGGTTATGGGGCGGGTGAGAAGTCACAGGAAGCATGGCTGTCTTTCTCTTGACCATGTTGTGTCTTTCCCAGCAgctgagaaggagaaagaaaaggacccTTTCTATTATGGTGAGTGAGCTCGGTAGCCCCGGGGTGTGGCCCCATCTGGGAGGGACAGGCATGTTCTCCTGACCCTGCCCTTCTCCACTCTCACCTCTGGTCCCTTTGCAGACTACCAGACCCTGAGGATTgggggattggtgtttgctgtgGTCCTCTTCTCCGTTGGGATACTTCTTATCCTAAGTAAGTCTGTCCCTTTTCTCTATGGAAAAACCTAGCTATTTTGTCTGTGGGAAAGGAGATACCTCTCCACGGTATCTCCAGGATCAGTACAGGGTTGGGCATATAATAGGTGCTCAGTAAAACAAGGAAGGTGAGCCCAGAGGATGTGAGAACAGACACAGCTAAAAGCAGGCTGCATCCATGGGGGAGAGGTTTGGCTATCGCGGGACTCAGAGCCTGTTCTCGCCATGCCCCTAAGAatgtgtccctccctatatgTTCCCCCTACATGAGCTGTGGTGTTGAGTGTACTTTCGATTATGATAGGAAAGGGTAAAGTTCATCATAGTGGGAAGGCATAGTGGAGTAGCTTGGTCCATAGTACCAGACGTATGTGGCTTGTTCACATTAGGAcggaccaggaagcagaaagctcaGGATATAACCAAAAGTGGTTACTACCTCCAAGACCTGCCCCAACAACCCACTTTGGTTAGTTCTGCCCCACCTCCCAAAGATTCTCCCTCTCACAAACAGCACCTACTGAGGATCAGGTATCCAGACTCAACTTGCTgctgccggggggggggggggggggggggggcgttccATTTGCCGTGTCAACCATAGCACCTGGCCTCAGTTGACCCAGGGGTGCTTCTGGTAACTGTGTAGGTGTCCTGTGTCTGGCAGTGCCTTTGTCCTGTAC is a window of Arvicanthis niloticus isolate mArvNil1 chromosome 26, mArvNil1.pat.X, whole genome shotgun sequence DNA encoding:
- the Fxyd6 gene encoding FXYD domain-containing ion transport regulator 6 isoform X2, whose protein sequence is METVLMLFSLLAPVVLASAEKEKEKDPFYYDYQTLRIGGLVFAVVLFSVGILLILSRRCKCSFNQKPRAPGDEEAQAENLITTNAAEPQKAEN
- the Fxyd6 gene encoding FXYD domain-containing ion transport regulator 6 isoform X1, with the protein product METVLMLFSLLAPVVLASAAEKEKEKDPFYYDYQTLRIGGLVFAVVLFSVGILLILSRRCKCSFNQKPRAPGDEEAQAENLITTNAAEPQKAEN